The Rubritalea squalenifaciens DSM 18772 DNA segment AGAATCAGTTGAGGTGGGGTCCGTTTCTTTTTTCTCCTGTCCAGGAGGCTTGGCGGAAGTCTCGCCAGGGGTGGAATCATCCGTCCAGACACCTGTATTTACGGAAGGCTCTGTTCCTTCTATGCCTTCGCGCTTGAGAATCCAGTTAATGCTAGTGTGATAGCCTTCACGAACCAAACCATTGACTTGAAGGTCACCTGTAGGCACAGGTGGCTCCTTCATGGAAACTCCGTGTACGATGATGTAGCTCTCGACATCACTTTCCATGTTTGTCGTCTCGCTACAGCTCACAGATACATCCTCGTTTTTGAAGATAATTGGAGAATCAAAAAGTACACTCTCAGAAGCATCGTCTTCGATATTGTAAGCAGTCAGACTGGCACTCGAAACAACCCACTTGCTGCCACTCTTCGTTCCTAAGATAGAAGCCTGGGCTGTGGACTGGCCTGTATACTGATCGTTACCAGTAGAGGTTACCAGCTGTCCAGAGGACGGGTGAATTTTACCATCGTACGGCTTACCTGCGACTAGAAGCCAAGAATAGCCTGTTACCTTATATTCATAAAAGTTGCCAAGAGCTATACTCTCTTGGATGCTGGCTCCTTGATAACTTTCTGCGGTCTCCATGCCTGGAGCGGCCAGCGTTAGATCAGCATGTGAAGCTGCTGTCAGCAAACCTGCAGCTCCCAGGGTAGTAATCACTGTTTTCATTTTTTCGGGGGGATTTGGTTAAGACGCCCAAGCTGACTGATTGATAAAAAATCGACAAACACGAGCAATCAGTGACCTTCTTAAAGGATAACCCCCTAAATTTCAACCATTAAATACCAATCCCCCACAATCTCGATGATTGGCGTGAGCCCAGATCAGACATTACACATCAAATTATGTTAGAGCTCAGACATACCCATTGCTCATAATACTGCAGCCATCAGGCAACCAAATAGTATAGCAAAGAACCTCAAGGACATAACCCTCACGGCCTAAACTTAGAAATAAAAAAAGCACCAAGCAATCGCTTGGTGCTTTCATTAAATATGTCGGTACTAATAAGCGACTACTTATTCTCTGAGTCTGTCGCGTTACCAAAGAACTGGACAGTACGCTTCAAGCTAAAGGTCGAATAAACCAGTCTAAGCTTCTTTGTATTAATCCCCACAGGATTACCGTCTGCGTCCACCACTTGCTCTGTGAATGGCGTTTCAGTGATGATTTCGACTGTATACTCACCATCCTCAAGCTCGCTGTGGTTCCAGCTTTCAGAGGAAATGATCTGGGTTTCACGCTGAGGCGTTACCGTGTTGAAGTTGGTCGGGTCATAGTCATTGGCCACCACTTCCTGAAGAATGATTTGCTCTCCTGTGTAGTTCTCGACGGCAGGTCCCTTGTAGATACGAACATATGTCTTACTCGTTGGATAGAGATCTACTAGATCGACAATCAGTGATGGGAACTTATTCAGTGTACGTCCACTCAAGGTGAATGGCTCATCCGCCAATTTTGCGAGTAGTGACGCATCAGCAATCGGCCATACCTGGATTTTCTCCTCATCGATAATCTGCCAGTCGGCTTGCTCTACGTTGCCGTGTTCATCTACCACATACTCGAATTCGTTAGGAAGCCCTAGAACACGGATGTATTCTTCCCCTTTCTGTTTGTACTCAAACTCGCTAAGAAGAGAAGACAATGTGTTACAGGTAAGTGTGTAGTAGCTTACTCCGTCCTTGTACTCAGTCTTAGGTGAGAAAGACACACGCTCTTCACTATCCACATCTTCAAAGTACCAAGTATCACCTTCGCGTACAATGTAGATCTGCTCAACCACCCTCTTGAGGTCGCCATACTCAGAAACTCGATCACGGCCAGCCTCATACTCTGAGGTTAGCACTTCCAAGAGCACCTTACGGCTTGATTCCGGCGCTGTTGTGTCACCGATCAAGTTCGTGATATAGATCTTTCCCTGATATTTCTCATCGGCACGAGTACGGGTCACTCCCTCATACTGATCCTCGGAACTTGTTACGATCTCCACCTGTGGGCGGTAGGGGTGCACCAGCTTTTCCTTCAGATTGTACAAGTTGGTGTCCGGTGCAATGCCAGAACCAAAGAGGATAAAGCGCGAGCCATATTTATCGATCGGCAGAGATGAAATAACATCACCAGTCTCAACACCAACACCCTCTGGTCCAGCCACATCAATCTGAACCACAGTAGCCTGCTCATACAAGTTGGTCTCCGGATTAGTCCACATCCATGCGCCCAGGTCTGAGTCATAGGTGGCCTGCGCCGGCGTGATCTGCAGAATAAAGTCTGTCGCGGCGTTCACCGTACTGACTTGAGAAAATAGTGAGATGGCGGCTAACTGACATGCAGCCAGAAATTTGATCCCTTTTTTGTACATGGTATTGATTCCTCTCTATTGGTTAGCTTCTTTCGTCTCCTCGGATTCCTTCTCCTTGTAGGGGGTGACGGTGATCGGGTTCTTCTTGTATACCGCGATGATCATTTTGCCCTGACGCTGGAGATTTTCGATCTTGGTCTTATCTATTGGCTTCAGTCCTCGTGCCTGCTCAAGGCTCACCTCCATAAGGTGAAGCCAGCTGTAGTTACTCTTGTAAAAAGAAGACCATTTCACGAACTCACCTTCCGGCTTCTTCGCGACTTTGGATTTGAGTGCGTCAGGCGTATAGAGAATGGCTTTCTCTGGAACGACCGTATGCTTGGAGCTGCTGACTAAAATGGCTGACACCTTGTAGATGTTAACTTTTTCAGCAATCTTAGGCTTTTTACGTTGAGTCGGCTGAGCCGGCTCGGCATTGGTTAAACTTGATACTCCAATGACTAGCAGAGATACAAGCTGAAGAGACAGAGTAAAACTTTTATGCAGAGACATAAAACTTAAATGAAACTAGTAGACGAATCAGACCCAGCATATTACTGGGTCTGACTTGAAACTTAGGAAGTAACTCTAATTTTTCATTGAGCCAGGAGTATTTACACGATCTCCACCTGATGCTTCATCATCAACGTCAGGATCTGTGTCATCCCACTTGTTCTTACTCTTCTGGGCAGGGTTAGAGGAATCTACACCATCAACATTGTTACCGTGACCATTGTTGTTTTTGGTTTTATCTTTACCACTATTACATGCATCAGTAGCGGTAGGATCAGATTCCTCTTCTTTTTCACCCGGAGGCTTGGCCGAAGTCTCACCTGGTGTGGATTCATCCGTCCACACACCAGTATTTACGGATGGCTCGGTTCCTTCGATGCCTTCACGCTTCAGAATCCAGTTTAGACTGGTGTGATAGCCCTCACGGACAAGACCATTCACCTGAAGATCGCCTGACGGTACTGGCGGCTCTTTCATGGAGACACCGTGGACAATGATGTAGCTTTCAACGTCATTTTCCATGTTGGTCACCTCACGGCAACCAACGGTCACGTTTTCGTTCTTAAAGATGATTGGGGAGTCGAAGAGCACGCTGTCAGAAGCATCATCTTCGATGTTGTAGGCAGTGAGTCTCGCATTTTCAACTACCCACTTGGTGCCACTCTTGCTACCTGCGATGGAAGACTGAGCGATAGATTGTCCAACATACTGCTCGTTTCCAGTAGCTTTTACCAACTGGCCTGAGGAAGGGTGAATTTTACCATCGTATGGCTTGCCAGCGATAAGAAGCCAAGAATAGCCTGTTACTTTGTATTCGTAAAACTGACCAAGATCGATGGATTCCTGAATGTTAAGTCCCTGATAGCTTTCAGCGGTTTCCATACCTGGCGCAGCCAGGGTGAGGTCGGCATGGGCTGCTACTGTAAGTAGACCTGCTGTTCCAAGGGTAGTAATGACGGTTTTCATGGTTTTGTATGTGGTTGGCGTTAATCTTCATCTGGCCATCGCGTAAATAGGGGGAGGCGCGATTAAAAATGACCACTATTGAATAACGTCTGCATTATGTACTTAGAATTAAACAGATTGCAAGTAAATTGATTGATCGGGAAAGCCCTTTGCCTCGTCTAAATACAGCAGATAAGTCGCTGTTGCCGCTTTTGGGAAACTCTATGTCATCCCAGACAATCCTAACAAGTACTTGAAAGCCCCATAGTTAAAGCCCCCACCAGAACACATGTCATTCTATTCATTTTCAATCTACCCTTCTTGACGTATTTCGTCACCCTACTAACCCAAGTAAAAAAAAATTCACAAATACATCATAAAACCCCCTATCTGAGTAAGCGAGCATTGCTCAACACAGGCAATCACCACCACCTCACTCTTTAATATTTGACGATATTTACACAATTTGAACCCAACCCGAAAAATGAATAGAGATTCACACTATACCACAAGCCAACAAAAAACCGCTCGGATCTCATGGGAACCGAGCGGTTGAAATCATTCAGTCTGGATAGTCGCTACTAGGTAGTCGCTGTCTCACCATTCTTCGGCTTGTTCTTCACAGCCTTGAAGACAAGCTCTTCGGCGTCCTTCTTGCGAGACACCTTGACCGTGTCCCCTTCTTTGACATCTCCCTTGAGGAGAGCTTCAGCAAGTGGATCTTCCATGTAGCGCTCGACAGCACGACGCATTGGGCGTGCACCATAGTTCGGATCGTAGCCCTTCTCGATAAGTAGCTCTCTGGCTGATTTTTCGAGTTTGAGGGTGATGCCTTTCTCGCTGAGACGCTTGAAGAGCTTCTCGCTCTCGAGATCGACAATCACATCGAGATCTTTCTTCTCGAGCATGTGGAAGACGACCAGGTCATCGAGACGGTTGAGGAACTCAGGACGGAAGGCCTTCTTGGACTCTTCCATGATCTTCTTCTTCATACCTTCGAAATCAGCCTCGTCTTCATTCATGGCTCCGAAACCGAGGGATGTCTGACGCTTCACTGTAGACGCCCCCGCATTAGAAGTAAGAATGATGATCGTATTACGGAAGTCGATCTTGCGACCAAAGCTATCCGTAACCACACCTTCCTCAAGAATCTGGAGAAGAAGATTCATCACGTCAGGGTGAGCCTTTTCCACTTCGTCGAAAAGAATGACGGAATATGGTCTGCGACGAACAGCTTCGGAAAGCTGACCACCCTCTTCATAACCCACGTATCCTGGAGGCGAGCCGATCAGACGGCTAGTGGAGAACTTCTCCATGTACTCGGACATGTCGATCTGAATCAGGGAATCCGCATCACCGAACATGAACTCAGCCAAGTTACGGGCAAGATATGTCTTACCCACACCTGTAGGCCCGAGGAAAAGGAAGGAGCCGATTGGTCTGCGTGGATCCTTTAGGTCAGCACGGGAACGGCGCAGAGCCTTACTAATGGCGACAACAGCCTCGTCCTGGCCAATGACCTTGGACTTCAGCTCGTCTTCCATCTTCAGGAGCTTGTCTGCTTCCTTCTGCTCCATGCGCTGCAATGGGACACCAGTCCACTTGGAGATGACAGACATGATCTCATCATCCCCCACAGGCACTGTCTTCTCTTCGCTCTCCGCCTTCCAGTTTTCGAGAATATCTTCAAGTTTCTGCTTGGTCTTCTTCTCTTCATCCCGGAGCGCAGCGGCTTTTTCGAAATCTTGCTCGTTGATCGCAGCAACCTTGTTCTTGTTGATCTCAGCAATCTCGACCTCAAGACTTTTCACTTCTGGTGGTCGAGTCATCTGGCCGATACGGGCTTTCGCTCCAGCTTCATCCAGTACGTCAATCGCCTTGTCCGGCAGATAACGCCCAGTAAGGTAGCGGGAAGAAAGTTTTACAGCTGCCTCAATCGCCTCAGGCGTGTATGTTGCCTTGTGGTGAGTCTCGTACTTTTCTTGAAGGCCTTTGAGAATCTCGATGGCATCCTCTTCACTTGGCTCTTCCACTTTCACTTGCTGGAAGCGGCGCTCAAGAGCGGAGTCCTTTTCGATAAACTTGCGATATTCATTCAGAGTCGTCGCACCGACGCACTGAAGTTCGGAACGGCTGAGAGCTGGTTTGATGATATTAGAAGCATCCATCGCACCTTCAGCTGAGCCAGCACCGACGATGGTGTGAAGCTCATCGATGAAGAGAATCACATTCTTCACCTTGCGGATCTCATCCATCACGGCTTTGATGCGCTCCTCAAACTGACCACGGTATTTGGTACCAGCAACCATGAGAGCCAGGTCAAGTGTAACCACTTTCTTGTCTCTCAAGATCTCAGGCACATTGCCCGATACGATTTCTTGGGCAAGCCCTTCAACAATCGCAGTTTTACCAACACCTGCTTCACCTACGAGAACCGGGTTGTTCTTGGTTCTACGGCAGAGAATTTGGATCACGCGCTCAATTTCAGACTCACGTCCAATGACTGGATCAAGTTCACCATCGATAGCCATCTTGGTGAGATCACGGCCGAACGCTTTGAGGGCTGGAGTCTTGGTCTTGCCTTCGGGAGAATCATCACCTTCAGAACCCGGCGCTTCTTCCTCTTCTTCGAAAACTTCGAACACATCTTCGTCGTCTTCCGGATTAAAATTAGGATCAATCTCAGCAAGCACCTCTTGGCGCGTACGCTGGATATCGATATCCAAACTCTGAAGCACACGAGCTGCGACACCTTCTCCTTCACGCAGCAGGCCTAACAGCAAATGCTCAGTCCCCACATAGGAGTGATTGAGTTGCTTGGCTTCCTTGTTCGCGAGGTTTAGCACCTTCTTAACGCGTGGAGTATAAGGGATCTGGCCGGAAATTTTTTGCTCTGGACCTGAACCCACTTGTTTCTCCACTTCAATGCGGACTGTTTCGAGTTCCAGCCCCATTCGCTCAAGTACGTTCACTGCTACCCCTTGGCCGAGCTTAATGAGCCCGAGCAAAAGGTGCTCCGTACCCACGTAATTGTGGTTGAATCTCTCTGCCTCCTTGCGTGCTAATGCCAGGACTTGCTGTGCTCTGGGAGTGAAATTATTCATTCGTTCGGGTGGTCGCCGTCGGGGCCATCCCCTTCAGCTTGGTTATTCGTATTATTATTAACAGGCGCATCCAAAGATTGCAACCGATCGCGTAATATTTCTGCACGAATAATATCACGCTTCTCGGGTTCTAATTCGGTACCTGCAATCATCTGAAGGTGTGCCGGCTGAATCTCCATCATCAGAGAATCACACATGTGCATGGTCTCTTCCGGGAAGAAGCCCAGGTCTGCCCCCAGTCGTATCAATGAGATATGAGCAAATGCCTCTATGGAGTCGAAGAGTTGAGCATAACTGAGAATGCCATAGGCACGGCCTATTTTATCAGAAATCATCCCCTTCTCTTCCTCCATCATTTTCAGGCGCGCATTGCGTTCATGATTCGCCACTTGGTTGATCACACGCTCAAGACGGTTGATAATCGCGTCTTCACTTTCGCCCAAAGTTGATTGATTGGAGATTTGGAACAAATGCCCCAGGGACTCTGTGCCTTCACCAAACAATCCGCGTACAGCCAGACCGATCTTGCTCACAGCCTGCAGAACTTGACCGATCTGATCAGAGAGAACCAAGGCCGGCAGGTGCAGCATGGCAGAGGCACGCATTCCAGTCCCCAGATTCGTAGGACATGCTGTGAGATAACCCAGCTGCCTGTCGAAAGCAAATTCCAGCTCCTGTTCGAGACTCTCATCCACCTCATTGAGCAGATCATGCGCCTCACGTAGGTGAAGACCTGCACGAATGGACTGCATGCGCAAGTGATCCTCTTCATTGATCATGAGTGAGAGCCTCTGCCCCCTGTCGATCACGGCGGCACTACCTGCCGCGCGGGCAGCTTGCTCACGACTGATCAAATGGCGCTCGACCAAAACCTGTTTTTGCATGGAATCAAGTTCGCTCAATTCCTGCGAGAATGCCTTTTTCATCCAGCGAAGATCCTCTACCACTGGACGAATCTGATTCATCACCTCAACGCGTTCCGTCTTTTTAGCCCAGCCGGGGAATGAGACATCCCTCAAGTTACGGGCCAGCCGGATGCGGCTAGTAATCACAACCGCATTATCCGCGTTTTTGCCAATCATCCAGTCAGCTGGATGCTTCATTAATGTTGAAAATCTCATCAAGGTACTAGCCCTCCTTCGTTGAACTTGGTTTTGCCTCTTCCTCCAACTCCTTGATCTCGTCCCTCAGCGTAGCAGCCTCCTCATACTTTTCTGACTGAATTGCCTCGTCGAGTTTCTGCTTGAGTCGCTCCAGACGCTGCTTTTTCTCCAAAGCATCCATCATACCCTCGGGCACCTTGCCAACATGGGTGGTCCCGCGATGCATCTTGGAGAGCATGCCTTCTACTTCACCGCGAAATACCGTGTAGCAATGACTGCATCCTAGACGGCCCACTTTTTTAAAATCCGCTATAGTAAAGCCACAGTGGTCACAACTATCTAAAGACATCGGTATATTCGCCACGGCCGCCTGCTGAGGCTCCTTGTCAAGAATCACATCCACCATCGAGAAAGCACTGGGATCCATGATGCCCTTATTCTCGGCACAGCTTTCACAAAGACAGATCTTCTTCATCTGACCATCTATCAGCTGCGTGTAGTAAACCGTCGCTTTTGCATCACAAAGTTCGCACTTCATCTCTGCCCTCAGCCTAGTCACGCCCCAGCAGGTTTGCGAAGTATTTTTTTCGCCTCAAATCCAATCCCAGCTTGAAACTTCACACCCACCCCACAAAACTCACAACATGTCCGAGTCATTCTACGAGCAATCATCCAAAGCTCCTGACACCCTATTCGATCTCTCGCTACGTCCACCAGCATTTAGTGAGTTCCACGGACAAGACAAAGTCAAAGAGCGGCTTATGCTCATGGTAGAAGCCGCCCAAGGCCGCGGAGACGTCCTCGAGCACATCCTCCTCTCAGGCCCTCCTGGACTGGGGAAAACAACCCTAGCCAATATTATTGCCGCAGCAGCCGGTACCAATCTTCATACAACTTCCGGCCCACAAATCGAAAAAGCGGGCGATCTCGCCGGTGTCCTGACCAATGTACAGAAGGGAGACATCCTCTTTATTGATGAAATCCACCGTCTTCATCCCGCCATCGAGGAATACCTCTACCCAGCCATGGAGGACTTCCGTCTGGATATTATCATCGACTCCGGCCCATCCGCACGCTCTATCCAGCTCAACCTGCCTAAGTTCACCCTAGTCGGCGCCACGACTCGTGCGGGCATGCTCACTTCCCCGCTTCGCTCTCGCTTCGGTCTGGTCAACAGACTAGACTATTACTCCCGCGAAGAACTCGCCGTCATCATTCAGCGCTCCGCAGGACTCCTTGACATCGATATCCGTCCAGACGGAGCTACAGAAGTGGCCTCCCGCTCCCGTGGCACCCCTCGTATCGCCAATAACCTGCTTCGTTGGGTACGCGATTTCGCTCAAGTACGAGGCAATGGCACCATTGATGGTGATACAGCCAATGCCGCCCTTGCCATGATTGAAATCGATGAGGATGGCCTGGATGAAATGGACATCCGCATTCTCGAAGCTGTCATCTACAAGTTCAACGGCGGACCAGTAGGATTGTCTTCGATCGCCGTAGCCGTCGGTGAAGACGCCTCCACCCTGGAGGAAGTCCACGAGCCATTTCTCATCATGCAAGGCTTCCTTAAGCGTACTCCGCGAGGCCGCGTTGCACTGCCTGCTGCCTACACCAAAATAGGCGCAACACCCCAAAACAAGCAGAACGAATTGTTCTGACCACTTAATAGTTTAAACATCTTAACTATCAAGGCCTCACCCGGAACTAGCTTGTTACCAGCACAAAACATTCCCAGAGAAATCCACTTTTCCTACAATTAAAGGGATAAAATTCCTTGACCTATTCCTGATCCGCTGTATACATCCGCGCCCCAGCAACAACAGTTTTCAAAAGTTATGGCAAGAGTATGCAGCATCAGAGGCTCCAAGGTTCGCGTAGGACGTAGAATCCACCGTTCCGGTCTCGCTAAGAAAAAGGGTGGTATCGGTCGTCACGTGACTAAGACCGTGAAGCGCACCGTGGCTCCAAACCTTCAGACTAAGCGTATCTACGTTCCTGAGCTTGACCGCTACGTAAAGGTTAAGCTGACCGCTAAGGCGATCAAAACCATCAACAAGAACGGCGCTTACGTCACTCTTAAGAAAGCAGGCATCATCTAAGCCCACTTTCCAAAAGATTTTACCAATACACCATCCGTCCTCGGGTGGTGTATTTTTTTGTGCCTATTCCCCTCAATCACGAGGAATGATAGACAGAAGCTAAACTAACATGTAGTTTAGGGCACTACGACATGAGATTCACTCTAGCGCCTACATCCCTTCTACTTACGCTTTCTCTCTTTTTGGCTGCGCCTCTGCATGCCCAAAAAAGCCTCAGTGAGCTCAATAGCCAGATTACTCAACTTGAGAAATCCCCCGCCGAAAACAAGCAGGTTCTGGATTTATTGAAAAAGGCTCGCTTGAAAGCCGAAGGACATGAGTCCAATCTCAATACCATCCAAGAATATAAAACTCGGATCACCAAAGCACCGGAGGAACTCTCCAAGCTGCGCTCAAACCCACCTAAACCGAGCTTCCCGGCCAATCCTCCAGAAGACATCGAACGAGGAAAACTGGAAACAAAGCTCGATGAAATTCATTCCGAGTTAGAGAACCAGCGTCAAAAGCACAAAGACCTCCAGAGCGAGCAAAGCTACAGGGCCACTCAAACCAACCGGATTCCAAATGAGATCAGCAAAACGCGCAATGAGCTCAATGATCTTAAACTCCGCAGCGATATTAGCTCCAATGGCAGCCCGCAAGAGAGAGCCGAGCAGGAATACCAGCTTCAGCGTAAACAACAGCTCGAGTCCCACCTGAATCTGCTCAAGACCACCCAGGACCTGTATCTCGCAGAAGCAGACTTACTACGCACCAAGCTTCAAGTTGCTGCTAACAACATCAAAGCGCTCACTGAGATTCAGGCCAATTGGCAAAAAGCTCAGCAACAGCTCAGTATCAAGGAAAGCGAAGAAGCACTGAAAAAAGCCCGCATCCTTGCAGCCACCCTCTCCAATTTCCCCGAACTAGCCGAAATCGCTCAAGACAACGCGAAGATGGCGGAAATGAGATCCGGCAGTAACGGGCTCAGCGCAAAGATCGCCAGCATCAATAATTACAGGAACAATCTGGAAGAACAGATTGACCGTATAACCAAGCAGAGAGCAACAGCTAAGAACCGCATTCAACTCCTAGAGGATGCCAAGCTAGAGATCGATAGCGAGACTGGACGCTTATTACGCATCCAGCGCTCAAATATCCCAGATGCCGACAGGCTCAGAGATGATTTAAAAAATCAACTCTCGGAGTCAGCCATCGCCCAGCTGGAACTCCTTAAACTGGAAAACCGCTCTGCCACCGAACTCATCGACCTCGACTCTCAAATTGAGGCACTCCATGATCAGTACAAAGATAATGGAGTTGATAAGGAAACGATTAAGGAACTCATGGCTCAGAAGAGAGAGCTCATGGGCAGACTCGTTCTCGACTACAGAAGCTACTACCAGGATCTGACCAAAACGATTGGCACTACCAAAGAAGCTATCAATGTATGCTCCAGCTACGCCCTATTTCTAGACAAGAAACTCCTCTGGATTCCCAGTGCCGAGAAAATCAATGGCAGTGATTTCACCGATGAGATCAATGCTATCGTACATGCATTCTCCCCTACGGAAGGTGGAGAGTGGCTACTGGACATGTGGACAGACTTAAAAGATCGCTGGTACCTCTGGGCGCCAGTCCTCTTGCTCGTTCTTATCCTGATACTGAAA contains these protein-coding regions:
- a CDS encoding ATP-dependent Clp protease ATP-binding subunit; translated protein: MNNFTPRAQQVLALARKEAERFNHNYVGTEHLLLGLIKLGQGVAVNVLERMGLELETVRIEVEKQVGSGPEQKISGQIPYTPRVKKVLNLANKEAKQLNHSYVGTEHLLLGLLREGEGVAARVLQSLDIDIQRTRQEVLAEIDPNFNPEDDEDVFEVFEEEEEAPGSEGDDSPEGKTKTPALKAFGRDLTKMAIDGELDPVIGRESEIERVIQILCRRTKNNPVLVGEAGVGKTAIVEGLAQEIVSGNVPEILRDKKVVTLDLALMVAGTKYRGQFEERIKAVMDEIRKVKNVILFIDELHTIVGAGSAEGAMDASNIIKPALSRSELQCVGATTLNEYRKFIEKDSALERRFQQVKVEEPSEEDAIEILKGLQEKYETHHKATYTPEAIEAAVKLSSRYLTGRYLPDKAIDVLDEAGAKARIGQMTRPPEVKSLEVEIAEINKNKVAAINEQDFEKAAALRDEEKKTKQKLEDILENWKAESEEKTVPVGDDEIMSVISKWTGVPLQRMEQKEADKLLKMEDELKSKVIGQDEAVVAISKALRRSRADLKDPRRPIGSFLFLGPTGVGKTYLARNLAEFMFGDADSLIQIDMSEYMEKFSTSRLIGSPPGYVGYEEGGQLSEAVRRRPYSVILFDEVEKAHPDVMNLLLQILEEGVVTDSFGRKIDFRNTIIILTSNAGASTVKRQTSLGFGAMNEDEADFEGMKKKIMEESKKAFRPEFLNRLDDLVVFHMLEKKDLDVIVDLESEKLFKRLSEKGITLKLEKSARELLIEKGYDPNYGARPMRRAVERYMEDPLAEALLKGDVKEGDTVKVSRKKDAEELVFKAVKNKPKNGETATT
- a CDS encoding protein arginine kinase, which codes for MKHPADWMIGKNADNAVVITSRIRLARNLRDVSFPGWAKKTERVEVMNQIRPVVEDLRWMKKAFSQELSELDSMQKQVLVERHLISREQAARAAGSAAVIDRGQRLSLMINEEDHLRMQSIRAGLHLREAHDLLNEVDESLEQELEFAFDRQLGYLTACPTNLGTGMRASAMLHLPALVLSDQIGQVLQAVSKIGLAVRGLFGEGTESLGHLFQISNQSTLGESEDAIINRLERVINQVANHERNARLKMMEEEKGMISDKIGRAYGILSYAQLFDSIEAFAHISLIRLGADLGFFPEETMHMCDSLMMEIQPAHLQMIAGTELEPEKRDIIRAEILRDRLQSLDAPVNNNTNNQAEGDGPDGDHPNE
- a CDS encoding UvrB/UvrC motif-containing protein — encoded protein: MKCELCDAKATVYYTQLIDGQMKKICLCESCAENKGIMDPSAFSMVDVILDKEPQQAAVANIPMSLDSCDHCGFTIADFKKVGRLGCSHCYTVFRGEVEGMLSKMHRGTTHVGKVPEGMMDALEKKQRLERLKQKLDEAIQSEKYEEAATLRDEIKELEEEAKPSSTKEG
- the ruvB gene encoding Holliday junction branch migration DNA helicase RuvB — its product is MSESFYEQSSKAPDTLFDLSLRPPAFSEFHGQDKVKERLMLMVEAAQGRGDVLEHILLSGPPGLGKTTLANIIAAAAGTNLHTTSGPQIEKAGDLAGVLTNVQKGDILFIDEIHRLHPAIEEYLYPAMEDFRLDIIIDSGPSARSIQLNLPKFTLVGATTRAGMLTSPLRSRFGLVNRLDYYSREELAVIIQRSAGLLDIDIRPDGATEVASRSRGTPRIANNLLRWVRDFAQVRGNGTIDGDTANAALAMIEIDEDGLDEMDIRILEAVIYKFNGGPVGLSSIAVAVGEDASTLEEVHEPFLIMQGFLKRTPRGRVALPAAYTKIGATPQNKQNELF
- the rpmB gene encoding 50S ribosomal protein L28; this translates as MARVCSIRGSKVRVGRRIHRSGLAKKKGGIGRHVTKTVKRTVAPNLQTKRIYVPELDRYVKVKLTAKAIKTINKNGAYVTLKKAGII